A region from the Riemerella anatipestifer genome encodes:
- a CDS encoding 3-oxoacyl-ACP synthase III family protein, whose translation MPNTVIIGSGSCVPSNIIKGSDFLDSVFFDDNKELIDKPVQEVIDKFVEITEIEERRYSNLEEYNSDLGLKASLEALEDAGIDKEELDYIIYASNFGEVSNSGVSDFMPSMSARLKNKLGIKKLSCINYDMIFGCPGWVEAMILADSLIKAGRAKYILVVGGETLSRVTDPYDRNKMIFADGAGAVVVKADESKDKGIIADSTLCFNGEELSYLENSASLNPNAPQDKNYIRMRGRKIYEFALKYVPDAIKSTIDKAGLSIQDIDKILIHQANAKMDHAIISRLHRLYGIKTYDEAIAPMTIQKFGNSSVATVPTMYNLIKKGKLGNHQFKQGGYIVFASVGAGMNINAILYKMD comes from the coding sequence ATGCCAAATACAGTCATTATAGGTTCAGGAAGTTGTGTGCCAAGCAATATAATTAAAGGGTCAGATTTCTTAGATTCTGTTTTTTTTGATGATAATAAAGAGTTGATTGATAAACCTGTACAGGAAGTTATAGACAAGTTTGTAGAAATTACAGAAATAGAAGAACGCCGTTATAGTAATCTGGAAGAGTATAACTCTGACTTAGGACTAAAGGCTTCTCTAGAGGCTTTGGAGGACGCTGGTATAGATAAAGAAGAACTAGACTATATTATTTATGCAAGTAATTTTGGTGAGGTAAGTAATAGTGGTGTTTCTGATTTTATGCCTAGTATGTCTGCAAGGCTAAAAAATAAACTAGGAATTAAGAAACTTAGTTGTATTAACTATGATATGATATTTGGTTGCCCAGGCTGGGTAGAAGCTATGATTTTGGCGGATAGTCTTATTAAAGCAGGGAGAGCTAAATATATTTTGGTTGTAGGAGGAGAGACTCTGAGTAGAGTAACCGACCCTTACGATAGAAATAAAATGATTTTTGCTGATGGAGCTGGTGCCGTAGTGGTAAAGGCTGACGAGAGTAAAGATAAAGGCATTATTGCGGATAGTACTTTGTGTTTTAATGGGGAAGAGCTAAGTTATTTAGAAAACTCGGCTTCGTTGAACCCAAATGCACCTCAAGATAAAAATTATATCAGAATGCGTGGGAGAAAAATTTATGAGTTCGCTCTTAAATATGTCCCAGACGCTATAAAATCTACAATAGATAAAGCTGGTTTAAGCATTCAGGATATTGATAAAATTTTAATTCATCAGGCTAATGCTAAGATGGATCACGCCATTATTTCTCGTTTGCATCGCCTTTACGGAATAAAAACCTACGATGAGGCAATAGCACCAATGACGATTCAGAAATTTGGTAATTCTTCCGTGGCTACTGTGCCTACGATGTATAATCTTATCAAGAAAGGGAAGCTAGGTAATCATCAATTTAAACAAGGAGGATATATTGTGTTCGCTTCTGTAGGAGCAGGAATGAATATCAATGCAATTCTCTATAAAATGGACTAA
- a CDS encoding porin family protein, with amino-acid sequence MKKTLFLILISVTAIASAQFRIKDRMDRMEGIDDKKFSYGFFLNGSQNDYKMVLDPKYGTRGNKNLVSSKPTYSFGAGLIGRMRINKNLDLRLEPGMQFIERDLYFDTQVNDIYATDAKAPFTPKKLTEEDKVRKIKATTIDIPLLLEIHADRWFNSRPYVAAGVNWLVNLQSNSSSEDDNANGTFRSTTHNFGYSGEVGIQFYFSKFKLTPAFRGTFTMGNELVRDNANTLPYWTSALTSTQGRSFMFVLKFE; translated from the coding sequence ATGAAAAAAACACTTTTTTTAATCCTCATTAGTGTTACTGCCATCGCTTCTGCACAGTTTAGAATAAAGGATAGAATGGACAGAATGGAAGGTATTGATGATAAAAAGTTCAGCTACGGATTTTTCCTTAATGGTAGCCAAAACGATTATAAAATGGTACTAGACCCTAAATACGGCACTAGAGGAAATAAAAATTTGGTTTCCTCCAAGCCTACTTATAGCTTTGGTGCAGGATTGATAGGGAGAATGAGAATCAACAAAAATCTAGATTTGAGGCTAGAACCTGGAATGCAATTTATAGAACGAGATTTATATTTTGATACCCAAGTTAATGATATTTACGCTACTGATGCCAAAGCGCCATTCACTCCAAAAAAACTTACCGAAGAAGATAAAGTGAGAAAAATTAAGGCAACTACAATAGACATTCCGCTTCTGCTAGAAATACACGCCGATAGATGGTTTAACTCTAGACCTTATGTAGCAGCTGGTGTTAATTGGCTGGTGAATTTACAATCCAACTCTAGTAGCGAAGATGATAATGCCAATGGCACCTTCCGTAGTACCACCCACAATTTTGGTTATTCTGGAGAGGTAGGCATACAATTTTATTTCAGTAAATTTAAACTTACGCCAGCCTTTAGAGGCACTTTCACTATGGGCAACGAACTTGTGAGAGATAATGCCAACACTCTACCTTACTGGACATCTGCACTTACCTCTACCCAAGGGAGAAGTTTTATGTTTGTACTTAAATTTGAATAA
- the ubiE gene encoding bifunctional demethylmenaquinone methyltransferase/2-methoxy-6-polyprenyl-1,4-benzoquinol methylase UbiE, producing MKTQVTPYNTEAGKKKEVEAMFDNIAPQYDFLNRVLSLKVDLIWRKKLVNWLKKDQPKLILDIATGTGDLAIAMEKGTKAEIVGLDLSQQMLNIGIEKVKKLNLSDKIKMMKGDAENLPFEDNKFDSVTSAFGVRNFENLEKGLSEFRRVVKEGSSIYILEFSKVEGFLAPFYMFYFKNILPRIGKLISKDSRAYTYLPDSVNAFPYGEKMKEILLNVGFRKVEYKKQSLGIATIYKATK from the coding sequence TTGAAAACACAAGTTACTCCATATAACACCGAAGCAGGAAAGAAAAAAGAAGTAGAAGCTATGTTTGATAATATAGCTCCACAGTACGATTTTCTAAACAGAGTACTCTCTTTAAAAGTAGATTTAATTTGGAGAAAAAAACTCGTTAATTGGCTTAAAAAAGACCAACCTAAACTAATATTGGACATTGCCACTGGTACAGGAGATCTCGCCATCGCTATGGAAAAAGGTACTAAAGCCGAAATTGTAGGTCTAGATTTGTCGCAACAAATGTTAAATATTGGAATAGAGAAAGTTAAAAAGCTAAATCTTTCTGACAAAATAAAAATGATGAAAGGCGATGCCGAAAATCTACCTTTTGAGGATAATAAATTCGATTCTGTAACTTCTGCCTTTGGCGTTAGAAACTTTGAAAATTTAGAGAAAGGGTTGTCCGAATTCCGAAGAGTGGTAAAAGAAGGTTCTAGCATCTACATTCTTGAGTTTTCTAAGGTAGAAGGCTTCTTGGCTCCTTTCTATATGTTTTATTTTAAAAACATTCTCCCTAGAATAGGCAAACTTATCTCCAAAGATAGCCGTGCATACACCTATTTACCCGATTCTGTAAATGCCTTCCCTTATGGTGAAAAAATGAAAGAAATCTTGCTAAATGTAGGCTTTAGAAAGGTAGAATACAAAAAACAAAGTTTAGGTATTGCGACTATTTACAAAGCAACAAAATAA
- a CDS encoding metallophosphoesterase, translated as MLKNIVPFIVIFFLLEFYIYNAIRTLYSSPWLKITYWLITISLYGWLLFEILTFDASARNNKKVFIISSILMIFILPKLLLLAFILFDDIIRVLQFGTKRILSKSAFYPERRNFITLIGMGAAALFSASVIDGIIFGKYRHTLRQVRLKLKNLPKEFKGYKIIQISDVHSGSFSQPEKLQKAIELINSQNPDLVLFTGDMVNNYAEEFLPFVDLFSKIKAKDGKYSVLGNHDYGDYGQWNSKEEKAQNIPKLIELQHKAGFKMLRNEHHTINKNGASLYLIGVENWGELPFPQLGDLDLATKGIPEEATKILMSHDPTHFDHIVKHHPKDIQLTLSGHTHGMQFGIDLKNIKWSPVKYRYPKWADLYESNGKYLYVNRGFGVLGFSGRVGINPEITLFVLE; from the coding sequence ATGCTAAAAAACATAGTTCCTTTTATTGTTATTTTTTTCTTACTAGAGTTTTACATTTATAATGCCATTAGAACACTTTACTCTAGCCCTTGGCTTAAAATCACCTACTGGCTTATCACTATTTCATTATATGGTTGGCTACTTTTTGAAATACTAACCTTTGATGCTTCCGCTAGAAATAATAAAAAAGTGTTTATTATCTCTAGTATTCTTATGATTTTTATACTTCCAAAGCTACTCCTACTCGCTTTTATTTTATTTGATGATATTATAAGAGTTCTACAATTTGGGACTAAACGCATTTTGTCCAAATCCGCTTTCTATCCAGAAAGAAGAAACTTCATTACCTTAATCGGTATGGGCGCAGCAGCTTTGTTTTCAGCCTCTGTGATTGACGGGATTATTTTCGGAAAATACCGCCATACTTTAAGACAAGTAAGACTGAAACTAAAAAATCTACCGAAAGAATTTAAAGGTTACAAAATCATTCAAATTTCTGATGTCCATAGTGGTAGTTTTAGTCAGCCCGAAAAATTGCAAAAAGCCATTGAACTCATCAATTCTCAAAATCCAGATTTGGTTCTATTTACAGGAGATATGGTGAATAATTATGCAGAAGAATTTTTACCTTTCGTTGATTTATTTTCTAAAATTAAAGCCAAAGACGGTAAATATTCTGTACTCGGAAACCACGACTACGGAGATTATGGACAATGGAACTCCAAAGAAGAAAAAGCCCAAAATATCCCCAAACTCATAGAACTACAACACAAAGCTGGTTTCAAAATGTTAAGAAATGAACACCATACCATCAATAAAAATGGAGCTTCTCTGTACCTTATCGGCGTGGAAAACTGGGGAGAATTGCCTTTTCCTCAACTCGGAGATTTAGACTTAGCGACTAAAGGCATTCCCGAAGAAGCCACTAAAATACTTATGAGCCACGACCCTACCCACTTTGACCACATAGTAAAACATCACCCCAAAGATATACAGCTCACACTTTCTGGACACACCCACGGAATGCAGTTCGGAATTGATTTAAAAAACATCAAGTGGTCTCCCGTAAAATACCGCTATCCTAAATGGGCAGACCTCTACGAAAGCAATGGGAAATATCTCTATGTAAACAGAGGTTTTGGAGTATTAGGATTTTCTGGAAGAGTGGGCATCAATCCAGAAATCACCCTATTTGTCTTAGAATAA
- a CDS encoding phage holin family protein: MKLIIKLLIVAVSAFVLQNVLSGVHIASFGTAVIFAIILGLLDITVKPILKILGFPLTIITLGLFSLVINACIMLLAEYLVNGVVIDSFWWALGFSIALSVVTSVLNGLFLSKK; encoded by the coding sequence ATGAAACTGATTATCAAACTTCTTATTGTAGCGGTAAGTGCCTTTGTGCTTCAGAATGTCCTATCAGGAGTGCATATTGCTTCATTTGGCACTGCAGTTATATTTGCTATTATTTTGGGTCTGTTAGACATCACGGTAAAACCTATCTTGAAAATTTTAGGTTTTCCATTAACTATTATTACTTTGGGTTTGTTTTCGTTAGTGATTAACGCCTGTATTATGCTTTTAGCAGAATATCTAGTCAATGGTGTTGTGATTGATAGTTTTTGGTGGGCATTAGGTTTTAGTATTGCTTTGTCTGTCGTTACTTCTGTGCTTAATGGCTTGTTTTTGAGTAAGAAATAA